The Alistipes megaguti sequence CAGCAGGCCCTGCAACTGCTGAAGGCGGATCCGCGGACGGTCCTTGCCACGGTGGGCGATACCCCCGATTCGGTGATCGAGCATCTCGAAGAGGAGGGCTACCAGATCGAAGAGTTGGATTACTACCTCGATTACTACGATACGGCCCCCGAAATGCCCGAAGCTCCCCAGGCGGAGTGCTACTCGTCGGAAGAAAACTACGCGGAAGCCGTGAAGCGCTACGAAGCGGCGTTGGCCCGATTTACGGAGCAGACCCGGCAACTCGAATTCGACGTTACGGAGGGCCGTGTCCGCAAATATGCCGTCATCGGCATGTTCGACGTGGAGATCCGCTATGAGGACATCCCGGAGGAGGAGCGGGAGGTCGCAGTCGAGGATGCCGCAGGGGAACGGACGGTCTACGTCACGATGGTTCCCGCCTCTCCGATGGAGAGCCTGCTGCGTCAGGACCACCGAAACCGGCAGCTTTGCTACGAGCATATCACCGCCGACATGAAGACGCTGTTCCGCGAATCGAAGGTCTCGGGCAGCCCGCTGACCGAAGAGGAGCACCAGATGTTCTACTACGCCGTGATCCGACACATGGCGGACGACCGGCTTCGGCAGTGCGGCATCGAGCCTCAAAATCAGTGGCGCGTCACCGAAGAGGAGCGTTTCGCGGCCGCCGGACAACTGACACCCGAGCAGCGGGCGGCAATGATCCGCCTCTTCCTGCTCGACTTCTTCCGCACGACGGCCCGGGATTACAACTGTACGGACGAGGAGGTGGACACACGCCTGATGTGCCGGTTTGCCGATTTGAATTTCGAGGTCCAAAGTCGGACCGTGCAGGAGAAGTACCTGGCAACCTACGAAAGACGCCGGACGAAGCTGCAGGAGCAAATCGACGACCTGAAGGCGCAGGAAGAGGCCCGGGCCCTTGCCGAATCCCGGGAATCGAGCACAGGGGCAACTCCCGAGGAACTTCCCGAGGAGCCGGAACCAATACCGGACACGGAGATTCCGGCGCCGCCTGCCGAGTCGCTGATTATCCCGGCCGATCCGGAGCTCGGCCCGAACGAGACGACAGAATCGCTGGCCGCCTGATCCAAGTAAAACCGACGGAGCAATCAAACGATTGCTCCGTCTTTCATTTCCGACCTGTTTTCAATCCCATCCAGCCATGAAAAACCAGAATCTGATAGATGCCATAGCACCCCGACTGACGGAGCTGATGATCCAACGTATCGAACACCTCGAAACCGACTGGCAGAAACCGTGGATCACGGACCTCGCGCACGGTCTTCCCCGCAACCTGCGCGGTACGCCCTACCGGGCCGGGAATATCCTGATGCTGCTCTTTCTCTCGGGGATAGCGGGCTACCAAACGCCGATCTTTATGACCTTCCGGCAGGCCAAGGAGGAGGGGCTGAATATCCTCAAGGGCTCCCTGTCGTTCCCGGTCTACTTCTGGAAGATCTGCATCCGCCACAAGGAGACCCGCCGCAAGATCGACCTCGAGGAGTATCGCCAGCTTCCGAAGGAGGCCCGCAAACAGTACGAGGTCATTCCCATCATTCGCTACTATTCGGTCTTCAACCTCGACCAAACAGATATGCAAGAGAAGCAACCGGAACGCTATGCGGCGCTGACGGCCCGTGCCGAGCGGAAGAATTACTCCGACGGCATGGTCTGCGAGCCGATCGACCGGATGGTCGAGCAGCAGGCGTGGCTCTGCCCGATCGAACTCCGTTACGGCGACCGGGCTTACTACACGCGCTTGCACGATCGGGTTGTCTGCCCGCTCAAGGAGCTGTTCCCGAAGGGCGAGGCCTTTTACGGGACCCTGCTGCACGAGATCGCCCACAGTACGGGCCATGCCGAGCGTCTGAACCGCACGATGGGGACCAGCTTTGGCGACGAAGAGTATGCCCGCGAAGAGTTGGTTGCGGAGCTGACCTCGGCACTGTGCGGTGCCATGGCAGGCTTTGCCACGACGCCCCGCGAGGAGAATGCCGCCTATCTCAAAGGGTGGCTTTCGCAATTGCGCCGGGAGCCTGCCTACCTGTTCGATATTCTGGTCGATGTCAACCGGGCCGCCCGGATGATCTTCGACCATCTGGAGACCGGAGCCGACGAAATTGCAGAAGAGGAGACTGAAGCTCCGGCTGCATAAATCTTTATTGCCGATTCACTAGTGTCCGGAGAAAAATTCTCCGACAATGTTTTAATTATTAAACATCAATAAGTTACAAGCATTAGAAAATTTTTCGATTAGAACATCAGTAACTTTGCGGTAGCCATCAAGAGGTTATCCGCAAGCCATGAACAAAGGAAAAACAATCTTCGCTCAGATTATGTCTCTCATTAACGAATACGGGTTCAAGAAATGTGTCGACCGCTACAAAGGAGACCGGCATGCTATCAAATTCAATTGTCGTGACCAGTTCATGGTGATGAGTTTTGCACAGTTCACTGACAGAGCTGGTTTGAGAGATATAGAGACTACACTTAACCTCTGCGGCGACCTCTATCGCTCCGGAATCAAGGCAATACCTCGATCCACGCTTGCGGAGGCCAGCGAGAAGAAGGATTGGCGTATATATCAAGACATTGCGATGACTTTGGTAAAGGAAGCCACTATGCTTTACAAGGATGAAAAGCTGCGAATTGGTCTTGAGGAGATGATATATGCGTTTGACAGCAGTACCATTGAACTGTGTCTTAAGTTGTGTCCATGGGCCGAGTTTCATCATGGTAAGGGCGCGTTCAAGATACATACACTGACGGATCTGCGAGGCTCGATTCCCACATTTGTCATGCTCACGCCAGGCAAGGTTAACGATGCCGG is a genomic window containing:
- a CDS encoding ParB/RepB/Spo0J family partition protein; translation: MQTSKGEPKTKKSRAKASKATTLNPNPDVQELPQTAFSSETEDQQLAPAVQLLDLNKVVSSTYNPRKDFRPETLQELADSIRQVGILQPICVRPKEDGFEIVYGERRYWATAMAGLKFIPALVRELSDAEAEDAAITENLQREDVTPREEAAAYKRALESGRHTIESLVGKFGKSEAYIRSRLKLCDLIDTLAEQLDREEISVGVATEIAKYDAAVQQEVYEEHFSDGCRLSWKNARIREIARRLYDRYMTRLDTYRFDKTECHTCHHNTANQNLFKDECADGCAGCQNRSCMMRKNDEYLVQQALQLLKADPRTVLATVGDTPDSVIEHLEEEGYQIEELDYYLDYYDTAPEMPEAPQAECYSSEENYAEAVKRYEAALARFTEQTRQLEFDVTEGRVRKYAVIGMFDVEIRYEDIPEEEREVAVEDAAGERTVYVTMVPASPMESLLRQDHRNRQLCYEHITADMKTLFRESKVSGSPLTEEEHQMFYYAVIRHMADDRLRQCGIEPQNQWRVTEEERFAAAGQLTPEQRAAMIRLFLLDFFRTTARDYNCTDEEVDTRLMCRFADLNFEVQSRTVQEKYLATYERRRTKLQEQIDDLKAQEEARALAESRESSTGATPEELPEEPEPIPDTEIPAPPAESLIIPADPELGPNETTESLAA
- a CDS encoding ArdC family protein is translated as MKNQNLIDAIAPRLTELMIQRIEHLETDWQKPWITDLAHGLPRNLRGTPYRAGNILMLLFLSGIAGYQTPIFMTFRQAKEEGLNILKGSLSFPVYFWKICIRHKETRRKIDLEEYRQLPKEARKQYEVIPIIRYYSVFNLDQTDMQEKQPERYAALTARAERKNYSDGMVCEPIDRMVEQQAWLCPIELRYGDRAYYTRLHDRVVCPLKELFPKGEAFYGTLLHEIAHSTGHAERLNRTMGTSFGDEEYAREELVAELTSALCGAMAGFATTPREENAAYLKGWLSQLRREPAYLFDILVDVNRAARMIFDHLETGADEIAEEETEAPAA